The Streptomyces sp. NBC_00569 genomic sequence GCGAGTTCCTGATGACCGAACAGCGCGCCCGCGCACAGTCGAGGGGATCGTCCACCACCCTGCTCCAGGGCCACGGGCTGATCTTCACCACCCGCGACCGGCCCGTCGCCTCGAAGCGCGGCTGGTCCAACGCGCCCATGCGGCACGGCGTGAGTACCGTGCGCAGCGGGCGGCGGCACACCCTCGGGCTCGTCTTCCACGACGCGGCATGAACCCCGACGGCGCACCCGCCCCGTCCGAGTCCGGGCGCACCTACACACTGCTCGGCCGGAACGGCACGCCCTATCGGAGCGCGACTCCCGGGACGCTCGGCGGACACCGCCGCGGACGCCTCTACGGGCGCCTGGACTGCCCGTCCGCATTGCGCGCCATCTCCCGGGGCCATTACGTCAGGCACCGGGTGTTCTTCCCGGACGAGGCCACCG encodes the following:
- a CDS encoding Ada metal-binding domain-containing protein; its protein translation is MNPDGAPAPSESGRTYTLLGRNGTPYRSATPGTLGGHRRGRLYGRLDCPSALRAISRGHYVRHRVFFPDEATAVAAGFRPCAVCLPEEHARRRADERGPVTP